The following proteins are co-located in the Pedobacter sp. FW305-3-2-15-E-R2A2 genome:
- the ilvC gene encoding ketol-acid reductoisomerase, with protein MSNYFNTLPLREKLNQLGVCDFMDSSEFLDGVNALKGKKLVIIGCGAQGLNQGLNLRDSGLDVSYTLRKEAIEGKRDSWKNATENNFTVGTYEELIPTADVLINLTPDKQHTSVVTAVMPLMKQGATLSYSHGFNIVEEGMQVRKDITVIMVAPKCPGSEVRAEYVRGFGVPTLIAVHPENDPEGKGLDQAKAYCVGTGGHKAGVLKSSFVAEVKSDLMGEQTILCGLLQTGSILSFDKMIEKGIDAGYASKLVQYGVEVITEALKQGGITAMMDRLSNVAKIKAFEVSEELKTIMRPLFQKHQDDIMSGEFSRVMMEDWAAGDKNLLAWRAATGETAFEKTPAGNVKIGEQEYFDNALLMVAFVRAGVELAFETMVEAGIKPESAYYESLHETPLIANTIARKKLFEMNRVISDTAEYGCYLFDHACKPLLADFMTKVDTDLIGKNFNEGKDGAVDNRTLISVNEVIRSHQVEVVGAELRKAMTAMKSIKTA; from the coding sequence ATGTCAAACTATTTTAACACACTACCTCTTAGAGAAAAATTAAACCAATTGGGTGTATGCGATTTCATGGACAGCTCTGAATTCCTGGACGGCGTAAATGCCCTGAAAGGAAAAAAGCTGGTAATCATCGGTTGCGGCGCACAAGGATTGAACCAAGGTTTAAATTTAAGAGATAGCGGTTTAGATGTTTCTTATACTTTGCGTAAAGAAGCGATTGAAGGTAAAAGAGATTCCTGGAAAAATGCGACAGAGAATAACTTTACCGTAGGTACTTATGAAGAGTTAATCCCTACAGCTGATGTATTGATTAACCTGACTCCTGATAAACAACATACTTCGGTAGTTACTGCAGTAATGCCTTTGATGAAACAAGGTGCTACATTGTCTTACTCACATGGTTTCAACATTGTGGAAGAAGGCATGCAGGTCCGTAAAGACATTACGGTAATCATGGTGGCTCCTAAATGCCCGGGTAGTGAAGTAAGAGCAGAATATGTACGTGGTTTCGGTGTACCTACTCTAATTGCGGTTCACCCTGAGAACGATCCGGAAGGAAAAGGTCTGGATCAGGCTAAAGCCTATTGCGTTGGAACAGGTGGCCACAAAGCAGGTGTTTTAAAATCATCTTTCGTGGCTGAAGTAAAATCAGATTTAATGGGCGAGCAAACGATCCTTTGCGGATTATTGCAAACAGGCTCTATCCTTTCATTTGATAAAATGATTGAAAAAGGAATTGATGCTGGTTACGCTTCTAAATTGGTTCAATATGGTGTTGAAGTGATCACTGAAGCCTTGAAACAAGGTGGTATCACGGCGATGATGGACAGATTGAGCAATGTGGCTAAGATCAAAGCATTTGAGGTTTCTGAAGAATTGAAAACGATCATGCGTCCTTTATTCCAAAAGCATCAGGATGACATCATGAGCGGTGAGTTTAGCCGTGTAATGATGGAAGATTGGGCTGCTGGTGATAAAAACCTATTGGCATGGCGTGCGGCAACTGGCGAAACTGCTTTTGAGAAAACTCCTGCCGGCAATGTTAAAATTGGCGAACAGGAATATTTTGACAACGCATTGTTAATGGTCGCTTTTGTAAGAGCAGGTGTGGAATTGGCTTTCGAAACGATGGTAGAGGCTGGAATTAAACCAGAGTCTGCTTACTACGAGTCATTACACGAAACTCCGCTAATTGCAAACACCATTGCCCGTAAAAAATTATTTGAAATGAACAGGGTGATTTCTGATACTGCAGAATATGGTTGTTACTTATTTGACCATGCTTGTAAACCACTTCTGGCAGATTTCATGACTAAAGTTGATACTGACCTGATCGGTAAAAACTTCAACGAAGGTAAAGATGGTGCTGTAGATAACAGAACATTGATCTCCGTAAATGAAGTGATCCGTTCACATCAGGTGGAAGTTGTAGGTGCTGAATTAAGAAAGGCAATGACTGCAATGAAATCTATTAAAACTGCCTAA
- the ilvN gene encoding acetolactate synthase small subunit: MSSSQEINEKQEFTITVYTENQIGLLNRIAIIFSRRKINIDTLNTSPSEIEHIHRFNIVIHETEEVVRKLARQIEKQVEVLKVYFNTNEDIIWQEMALYKVPTDTIAELVSVERLLRENGARAVVIRKDYTVFETTGHREETDKLIEVLQPYGLIEFVRSARVAIIKDSEGFNRKLREFERREPGQEVIENEFLDKEKNVFSM, translated from the coding sequence ATGAGCAGTTCTCAAGAAATAAACGAAAAACAGGAATTTACGATCACGGTATACACGGAAAATCAAATCGGATTACTGAACCGTATTGCCATTATTTTTTCAAGAAGAAAAATCAATATAGATACTTTAAATACTTCTCCTTCGGAGATTGAGCACATCCACCGTTTCAACATCGTGATTCACGAAACTGAAGAAGTGGTGCGCAAACTGGCCCGTCAGATTGAAAAACAGGTAGAGGTATTGAAAGTATATTTCAACACCAATGAAGACATCATCTGGCAGGAAATGGCACTTTATAAAGTGCCTACCGACACGATCGCGGAGCTGGTATCGGTAGAACGTTTGTTGCGTGAAAATGGCGCAAGAGCGGTAGTGATCCGTAAAGATTACACCGTGTTTGAAACGACCGGTCACCGCGAAGAAACGGACAAGCTGATCGAAGTATTACAACCTTACGGACTGATCGAATTTGTCAGAAGTGCAAGGGTGGCGATCATCAAGGACAGTGAAGGCTTTAACCGTAAACTCAGAGAGTTTGAACGCAGAGAGCCAGGACAGGAAGTAATTGAAAACGAATTTCTTGATAAAGAGAAAAACGTATTCAGTATGTAA
- the ilvB gene encoding biosynthetic-type acetolactate synthase large subunit → MNTAQEEATTLTEPKKTVNVSGSVALLEGLIAEGTDTIFGYPGGAIMPIYDAIYDYKDKLKHILVRHEQGGTHAGQGYARTSGKVGVVFATSGPGATNLVTGLADAQIDSTPMVCITGQVYAHLLGTDAFQETDVINITTPVTKWNYQITDATEIPSVLAKAFYIARSGRPGPVLIDITKNAQLQMFDYEGYVPCDHVRSYRPRPNIRKEYIEQAAALINSAKKPFILFGQGVSLGNAEQEFKAFVEKTGIPAAWTIMGAGAIPTDHPLNVGMLGMHGNYGPNVQTNACDVLIAIGMRFDDRVTGRLDKYAKQAKVIHLDIDPAEIDKNVKAEVPVWGDCKQTLPLLTALVDQKEHKEWLAEFRAYDKTELETVIHNELNPQSGELTMGEVINQLNILTKGEAIIVTDVGQHQMVACRYAKFNHTRSNITSGGLGTMGFGLPAAIGAKFGAPDRTVVAVIGDGGFQMTLQELGTIMQSGIDVKIMILNNRFLGMVRQWQQLFHEKRYSFVDITSPDFVKLADSYYIAGKKVSEREDLVSSLEEMLNHKGSFLLEVMVAKEHNVFPMVPQGSSVSEIRLK, encoded by the coding sequence ATGAACACTGCACAAGAGGAAGCAACAACCTTAACAGAGCCAAAGAAAACAGTAAATGTTTCTGGTTCTGTCGCTTTATTGGAAGGATTAATAGCTGAAGGCACGGATACCATTTTTGGTTATCCTGGTGGTGCCATCATGCCTATTTATGATGCGATATACGATTATAAAGACAAGTTAAAACATATTTTAGTACGTCATGAACAAGGCGGCACCCATGCCGGACAAGGTTATGCACGTACTTCCGGCAAAGTCGGCGTCGTATTCGCTACGAGTGGCCCGGGAGCAACCAACCTGGTAACCGGTTTGGCAGATGCACAGATCGACAGTACGCCTATGGTTTGCATCACCGGACAGGTATATGCACACCTTTTAGGAACAGATGCTTTCCAGGAAACGGATGTAATTAACATTACTACTCCGGTAACGAAATGGAATTACCAGATCACTGATGCAACGGAAATCCCGAGTGTATTGGCAAAAGCTTTTTACATCGCCCGCAGCGGCAGACCTGGCCCGGTATTGATCGACATTACCAAAAATGCACAATTGCAAATGTTTGATTATGAAGGCTATGTACCTTGCGATCATGTCCGCAGTTACCGCCCGAGACCAAACATCCGCAAAGAGTATATCGAACAAGCAGCTGCGCTGATCAATTCCGCAAAGAAACCTTTCATCCTTTTCGGACAGGGTGTTTCTTTAGGAAATGCAGAGCAGGAATTTAAAGCTTTTGTAGAAAAAACAGGCATTCCGGCGGCATGGACAATTATGGGTGCAGGTGCAATTCCTACAGATCACCCGTTAAATGTGGGTATGTTAGGCATGCATGGCAACTATGGTCCAAACGTACAAACAAATGCTTGTGATGTACTGATTGCCATAGGAATGCGCTTTGACGACCGTGTAACGGGACGTTTAGATAAATATGCGAAACAGGCAAAAGTAATCCACCTGGATATCGATCCAGCTGAGATCGATAAAAACGTAAAAGCAGAAGTTCCGGTATGGGGCGATTGTAAGCAAACCCTTCCTCTTTTGACCGCTTTAGTGGATCAGAAAGAACATAAAGAATGGTTGGCCGAGTTCAGGGCTTATGATAAAACAGAGTTGGAAACAGTGATCCATAACGAGTTAAACCCGCAAAGCGGAGAGTTAACCATGGGTGAAGTCATCAACCAGTTAAATATCCTGACCAAAGGCGAAGCAATCATCGTAACTGACGTGGGTCAGCATCAAATGGTGGCTTGTCGTTATGCGAAGTTTAACCATACGAGAAGTAACATTACGAGTGGTGGTTTAGGGACCATGGGCTTCGGCTTACCTGCAGCAATCGGTGCTAAATTTGGTGCGCCAGACCGGACCGTAGTTGCTGTAATCGGTGATGGTGGTTTCCAGATGACGCTTCAGGAATTGGGTACGATCATGCAAAGTGGAATCGATGTGAAGATCATGATTCTGAACAACAGGTTCCTGGGTATGGTTCGCCAATGGCAGCAATTGTTCCATGAGAAACGCTACTCTTTCGTAGACATTACCAGTCCTGATTTCGTCAAACTTGCCGATTCTTATTATATCGCCGGTAAAAAGGTTTCTGAACGTGAAGATCTGGTAAGCTCATTAGAAGAAATGTTAAACCATAAAGGTTCCTTCCTCTTAGAGGTTATGGTAGCCAAAGAACACAATGTATTCCCAATGGTTCCGCAAGGAAGCAGTGTAAGTGAAATCAGACTTAAATAA
- the ilvD gene encoding dihydroxy-acid dehydratase, whose protein sequence is MSQSPEINRYSKVFTQDPTQPAAQAMLYGIGLTKEDMDKAQVGVASMGYDGNTCNMHLNDLAKIVKDGVWDNGMVGLTFSTIGVSDGMSNGTDGMRYSLVSRDVIADSIETICGGQYYDAVIALPGCDKNMPGSIMAMGRLNRPSIMVYGGSIHSGKYKGKSLNIVSAFEALGEKLAGTLNEEDYQGIIRHTCPGAGACGGMYTANTMASAIEALGMSLPYSSSYPALSEEKRKECLDAGKAIRVLLERNILPTDIMTEKAFHNAIVTVMVLGGSTNAVLHLIAMAKSVGLTLKLADFQAVSDNTPVLADLKPSGQYLMEDVHEIGGVPAVLKYLLKVGLIHGDCLTVTGKTLAENVADAADLDFDAQKVILPVTNPVKATGHLQMLYGNIAEKGAVAKISGKEGERFEGPARVFEGEKSLIAGIQSGKVKKGDVVVIRQVGPKGAPGMPEMLKPTSAIIGAGLGKSVALITDGRFSGGTHGFVVGHITPEAWDGGNIAFVHDNDTIIIDAVNNTLHLDITEAEMEKRKAVWKQLPPPVKGGVLYKYLKQVSDASEGCVTDAYTH, encoded by the coding sequence ATGTCACAATCACCAGAAATAAACCGCTACAGTAAAGTATTCACGCAGGACCCAACCCAGCCTGCAGCACAAGCCATGCTATATGGAATTGGTCTGACCAAGGAAGATATGGACAAAGCACAGGTCGGTGTTGCCAGTATGGGATACGATGGAAATACCTGCAACATGCACCTCAATGATTTAGCAAAAATTGTTAAAGACGGGGTCTGGGATAACGGAATGGTCGGTTTAACCTTCAGCACCATCGGCGTAAGCGATGGCATGTCAAACGGAACAGATGGAATGCGTTATTCACTGGTTTCCAGAGATGTAATTGCAGACTCTATTGAAACCATTTGTGGTGGACAATATTATGATGCCGTAATTGCTTTGCCAGGTTGTGATAAAAACATGCCGGGTTCAATCATGGCAATGGGTCGCTTAAACCGCCCATCGATCATGGTATATGGTGGAAGTATCCACTCCGGAAAGTATAAAGGAAAATCATTAAATATCGTATCTGCTTTTGAAGCCCTTGGCGAGAAACTGGCAGGTACCTTAAATGAAGAAGATTATCAGGGCATCATTCGCCACACTTGTCCGGGAGCCGGTGCCTGTGGTGGAATGTATACCGCAAATACCATGGCCTCGGCAATCGAAGCATTGGGCATGAGTTTGCCATACAGCTCTTCTTATCCTGCATTGAGCGAGGAAAAAAGAAAAGAATGTTTAGATGCAGGTAAAGCCATCCGTGTTTTATTGGAAAGAAACATCCTTCCTACAGACATCATGACCGAAAAAGCATTCCACAATGCGATTGTAACAGTAATGGTGTTAGGTGGTTCTACGAATGCAGTGTTGCACTTAATTGCCATGGCGAAATCAGTAGGATTAACCTTAAAATTAGCCGATTTCCAGGCGGTGAGCGACAATACTCCGGTATTGGCAGATTTGAAACCAAGCGGACAATACCTGATGGAAGATGTTCATGAGATCGGTGGTGTTCCAGCTGTATTAAAATATCTGTTGAAAGTAGGTTTAATTCATGGCGACTGCTTAACTGTAACCGGAAAAACATTAGCTGAAAACGTAGCTGATGCTGCTGATCTGGATTTTGATGCACAGAAAGTAATCCTTCCGGTAACCAATCCGGTAAAAGCGACAGGTCACTTACAAATGTTATACGGCAATATCGCCGAAAAAGGTGCAGTAGCCAAAATCAGTGGTAAAGAAGGAGAAAGATTTGAAGGTCCGGCAAGGGTTTTTGAAGGAGAAAAATCATTGATCGCCGGAATCCAGAGTGGAAAGGTGAAAAAAGGCGATGTAGTGGTGATCAGACAGGTAGGTCCTAAAGGCGCGCCGGGAATGCCGGAAATGCTAAAACCAACTTCGGCCATCATTGGTGCAGGATTGGGAAAATCGGTTGCCTTAATTACAGACGGACGTTTCTCCGGAGGTACACATGGTTTCGTGGTAGGACACATCACTCCGGAAGCATGGGACGGTGGAAATATTGCTTTTGTACACGACAACGATACGATCATCATTGATGCGGTAAACAACACTTTACACCTGGATATTACCGAAGCCGAAATGGAAAAACGTAAAGCGGTTTGGAAACAGTTGCCACCACCCGTCAAAGGCGGCGTCCTTTATAAATACCTGAAACAGGTAAGCGATGCCAGTGAGGGCTGCGTTACCGATGCCTACACTCACTAA
- a CDS encoding branched-chain amino acid transaminase, protein MKYHNSNTVLYLDGKFQKAANTTADIYGQSLHYGYAVFEGIRAYHTHNGTRIFKIREHFERLKKSAELVNMPFPWDINNLIKQTYKLLELNNLKDAYIRPLVYAAPNMQLVAATDVSIMICAWEWGAYLGNQQLKVCVSSYERPNPKSTPIEAKVSGNYVNSILATTEAKRKGFDEALLLDMNSNIAEAPGANIFIEKNGRLYTPPLGNILAGITRATVIELCRILDIELVEKHLTVKDLKHADSAFFCGTATEIAGIASVDEYQFPIRWNDSVGATIQRTYKCLVLEKQNYEVII, encoded by the coding sequence ATGAAATACCACAATTCAAATACAGTGTTATACTTAGACGGCAAGTTCCAGAAAGCCGCCAACACAACTGCCGATATCTACGGGCAATCGCTCCATTATGGCTACGCTGTATTTGAAGGGATCAGGGCTTACCATACCCATAACGGAACCCGTATATTTAAGATCAGAGAACATTTCGAAAGGTTAAAAAAATCTGCCGAACTGGTAAATATGCCTTTTCCATGGGACATCAATAACCTGATCAAACAAACCTATAAATTACTGGAATTAAACAATTTAAAGGACGCGTACATCCGCCCCTTGGTCTATGCCGCACCAAATATGCAATTGGTTGCCGCAACAGATGTTTCCATCATGATCTGTGCCTGGGAATGGGGAGCTTACCTTGGAAATCAACAATTAAAAGTTTGCGTTTCCAGTTATGAGCGCCCGAATCCAAAATCGACACCTATAGAGGCTAAAGTAAGCGGCAACTACGTGAATTCTATCTTAGCCACTACCGAAGCTAAACGGAAGGGATTTGATGAAGCCCTGTTATTAGACATGAACAGCAACATTGCAGAAGCACCAGGAGCTAATATTTTTATTGAGAAAAACGGAAGGTTATACACCCCTCCTCTTGGCAATATCCTGGCTGGAATCACCCGTGCTACAGTCATAGAATTATGCCGCATACTGGACATCGAACTGGTGGAAAAACACCTGACGGTAAAAGACTTGAAACATGCAGACAGTGCTTTCTTCTGTGGAACAGCTACAGAAATTGCAGGCATTGCTTCGGTTGACGAATATCAGTTCCCGATCCGGTGGAACGACAGTGTTGGTGCCACGATACAACGCACTTATAAATGTTTGGTTTTAGAAAAGCAAAATTACGAAGTAATCATATAA